A part of Neovison vison isolate M4711 chromosome 6, ASM_NN_V1, whole genome shotgun sequence genomic DNA contains:
- the TMEM50B gene encoding transmembrane protein 50B, whose translation MAGFLDNFRWPECECIDWSERRNAVASVVAGILFFTGWWIMIDAAVVYPKPEQLNHAFHTCGVFSTLAFFMINAVSNAQVRGDSYESGCLGRTGARVWLFIGFMLMFGSLIASMWILFGAYVTQNTDVYPGLAVFFQNALIFFSTLIYKFGRTEELWT comes from the exons ATGGCAGGCTTCCTTGATAATTTCCGCTGGCCAGAATGCGAATGCATTGACTGGAGCGAGAGGCGAAACGCCGTGGCTTCTGTGGTGGCGGGCATATTG TTTTTTACAGGTTGGTGGATAATGATCGACGCGGCCGTGGTGTACCCTAAGCCAGAGCAGCTGAACCATGCCTTTCACACGTGTGGCGTGTTCTCCACCTTGGCTTTCTTCAT GATAAATGCTGTGTCCAATGCTCAGGTGCGGGGGGACAGCTATGAAAGCGGCTGCTTGGGAAGAACAG GTGCTCGAGTTTGGCTCTTCATTGGTTTCATGTTGATGTTCGGGTCACTTATTGCTTCCATGTGGATTCTTTTTGGTGCATATGTCACCCaaa ATACCGATGTTTATCCAGGACTAGCTGTGTTTTTTCAAAATGCACTTATATTTTTTAG TACTCTGATCTACAAATTTGGAAGAACTGAAGAGCTGTGGACCTGA